In Psychrobacter immobilis, a single genomic region encodes these proteins:
- a CDS encoding TIGR03915 family putative DNA repair protein, with product MSQLLQSHDYTVGHLTPNIVLYEPSFEGWLSAVFYVYANKLQNDDSLQLIAQDCYVPSLIAQATSVTTDEDNAERVLVKLNQLLGRSGMRNILWGFLSEKDNIGTTLFQVVKYAIDYPNRSIMEDLGNLNVLELVQTVKSVGREKHRMEAFVRFEHTTDDIYFARIEPDFNVLPLIGEHFRQRYQDQHWAIYDLSRGYGIYYDKSQSTPKRPAALQTITDLDNAVLRNPASIHSEDEQRYQKFWQGYFTNVNIKERKNPRLHKQYLPQRYWKYLSEKQVLPNAEHLQKRR from the coding sequence ATGTCACAACTGCTGCAAAGCCACGACTATACTGTCGGTCACTTAACGCCCAACATTGTGCTTTATGAGCCAAGTTTTGAGGGTTGGCTAAGTGCGGTATTTTATGTCTATGCCAATAAACTGCAAAACGATGATTCTCTACAGTTAATCGCTCAAGATTGCTATGTACCTTCATTAATCGCACAAGCGACTAGCGTTACTACTGATGAAGATAATGCCGAACGCGTATTAGTAAAGCTTAATCAACTATTAGGTCGCTCGGGTATGCGCAATATTCTCTGGGGATTTTTATCCGAAAAAGACAATATCGGTACGACTCTATTTCAAGTGGTCAAATATGCCATTGACTACCCTAATCGCTCTATCATGGAGGATTTGGGTAATCTTAATGTTTTAGAGCTGGTGCAAACTGTCAAATCAGTCGGTCGTGAGAAACATCGTATGGAAGCCTTTGTACGTTTTGAGCATACCACTGACGATATCTATTTTGCGCGAATAGAGCCTGATTTTAATGTATTGCCTTTGATTGGTGAGCATTTTCGGCAGCGCTACCAAGACCAACACTGGGCGATTTATGATTTATCCCGTGGCTATGGCATTTATTATGACAAGAGCCAAAGCACGCCTAAACGCCCCGCTGCCCTGCAAACCATCACTGATTTAGATAATGCCGTGCTGCGCAATCCTGCCAGTATTCATAGCGAGGACGAGCAGCGCTATCAAAAATTTTGGCAAGGTTACTTTACCAACGTCAACATCAAAGAGCGTAAAAACCCACGTTTGCATAAGCAATACTTGCCGCAGCGCTATTGGAAATACTTAAGCGAAAAACAAGTACTGCCCAATGCTGAGCATTTACAGAAACGTCGCTAG
- a CDS encoding glycosyltransferase, with protein sequence MKVMRLLSSLKHDESERGIFHLGRALVKNGHTSIIVSSADEDNDLVKRLKRDGNNYHQLHMNKKSWLSLLQVTALRRLIEEYDPDVIHVHSRTPAWILHLALRRARVKRIPKLVSTMYGFYPINKYSQALLDVDTIITVSDSVTNYLKKGLRREDADPKAIKRIYRGIDTRRYPYRHNPSVYWLRHTFAEYPELEHKKWLVFPTIIGNEYGQEWLIDILGNLQEQFPNIHVIIMDDDYRDGDVAHEDFRQRTNTLGLADRITYVGSKRNDMREWLSAANIVMALANEPESIGINALQAIHLGTPVIGWDQAAFSEILQPLYPQGLVKKYNANALCKAVRNQLESITRPEMTNKFTMREMIEETLAVYKGLYDDSLAEEQAASDAAAVKRINKTLKKSSKPTSKKPESAYVALAPADKQTKVKLIKEKPKAMNPLNPLTDSETLQDHKDL encoded by the coding sequence ATGAAAGTTATGCGCTTATTATCGTCTTTAAAGCATGATGAATCCGAGCGCGGTATTTTTCATCTTGGGCGCGCATTGGTCAAAAATGGCCATACCTCCATCATCGTCTCTAGCGCCGATGAAGATAATGATCTGGTCAAACGCCTAAAGCGTGATGGCAATAACTACCATCAGCTACACATGAATAAAAAGTCTTGGCTGTCGTTACTACAAGTCACGGCGCTGCGGCGTTTAATTGAAGAGTACGACCCTGACGTGATCCATGTGCACTCACGCACACCTGCATGGATACTGCATTTGGCATTGCGCCGCGCCCGTGTCAAGCGGATACCAAAGCTAGTGTCAACCATGTATGGTTTTTATCCGATCAATAAATATTCTCAAGCCCTACTCGATGTCGATACCATCATTACCGTCTCCGATAGTGTGACCAATTATCTAAAAAAAGGCCTGCGCCGAGAAGATGCAGACCCTAAAGCCATCAAACGCATCTACCGTGGTATCGATACGCGCCGCTATCCTTATCGTCATAATCCATCTGTTTATTGGTTACGGCATACTTTTGCTGAATATCCTGAGCTTGAGCATAAAAAGTGGCTGGTATTTCCAACTATTATTGGTAACGAATATGGTCAGGAATGGCTGATTGATATTTTGGGCAACTTGCAAGAGCAGTTCCCTAACATCCACGTCATTATCATGGATGATGATTATAGAGATGGTGACGTCGCGCACGAAGATTTCCGCCAACGCACCAATACACTAGGGTTGGCTGATCGCATTACTTATGTAGGCAGCAAACGTAATGACATGCGTGAATGGCTCTCAGCCGCCAATATCGTCATGGCGCTTGCGAATGAGCCTGAATCAATCGGCATCAACGCCTTACAAGCGATTCATTTAGGTACACCCGTTATTGGTTGGGATCAGGCCGCATTTAGTGAGATTTTACAACCGCTATATCCTCAAGGGCTGGTCAAAAAATATAATGCCAATGCGCTATGTAAAGCCGTGAGAAATCAATTAGAAAGCATCACACGGCCTGAAATGACCAATAAATTCACCATGCGTGAGATGATTGAAGAAACCCTCGCTGTCTATAAAGGTTTATACGACGACTCGCTCGCAGAGGAACAAGCTGCAAGCGATGCCGCTGCTGTCAAAAGAATTAACAAGACGCTGAAAAAATCCTCTAAACCTACTAGTAAGAAGCCTGAGTCTGCTTATGTCGCGCTTGCACCAGCCGATAAACAAACTAAAGTAAAGCTTATCAAAGAAAAACCTAAAGCGATGAATCCCTTAAATCCGCTTACTGACTCAGAAACGCTTCAAGATCATAAAGACCTGTAA
- a CDS encoding cupin domain-containing protein, with the protein MPANPKLNSTTEGNVDNASTDIDINNSIDADVASDKAADTDDDISEDELTDSETAMSAENDESPEEDIGKKINQLRLAKGYSQRKLAKLSGLTNTSISSIERNKVSPAVNTLKAILAVLGSDLTTFFSDEWKEPKARVVVTPKDLLELSEPSSRVSLRQVYNCSTTKNLGFLIEVYQPNSSTEEKIAHEGEEIGTVIEGKILIRIDETTYLLNQGDSYVIDTIRPHTFINPTDGVTRIVSAHTPTTY; encoded by the coding sequence ATGCCAGCAAACCCCAAACTGAATAGCACTACTGAAGGCAATGTAGACAATGCCAGCACTGACATTGATATTAATAACAGCATTGACGCTGATGTTGCCAGCGATAAGGCGGCTGATACAGATGACGACATCAGTGAAGATGAGCTGACAGACTCTGAGACAGCGATGTCAGCCGAAAATGACGAGTCGCCAGAAGAGGATATCGGTAAAAAGATCAATCAGCTGCGTCTCGCAAAAGGCTACTCGCAACGTAAGCTTGCGAAATTATCAGGATTAACCAATACTTCTATTAGCTCCATTGAGCGCAATAAAGTCAGCCCAGCAGTGAATACGCTAAAGGCGATTTTAGCGGTGCTGGGTTCTGATTTGACCACGTTTTTTAGTGATGAATGGAAGGAACCAAAGGCGAGAGTCGTAGTAACGCCAAAGGATTTGTTGGAACTGAGTGAACCGAGTAGCAGAGTGTCACTAAGACAGGTATATAACTGTAGTACCACCAAGAATTTGGGTTTTTTGATTGAGGTGTATCAACCGAACAGCTCAACGGAAGAAAAAATCGCCCACGAAGGTGAAGAGATTGGCACCGTTATTGAAGGCAAGATTCTTATCCGTATCGATGAGACGACGTATCTATTAAACCAAGGGGATAGCTACGTGATTGATACCATTCGCCCGCATACTTTTATCAACCCTACTGATGGCGTGACTCGCATTGTTAGTGCGCACACCCCGACGACTTATTAG
- a CDS encoding gamma-glutamyl-gamma-aminobutyrate hydrolase family protein gives MKNSRPIIAIVSCHKMVDGQPAQAVYQKYIDAVNFYGGNPILLPNTAADSENFEALLNIADGILLTGSYSNVAPTRYGATHIEAKQDLGRDELSFKLLDYADKTGTPLLAVCRGLQEMNVHFGGTLHPDWREVEGFYEPHLEDNTQPLEVQYQPVHDVIIQANGRLAAFGEKWHVNSLHKQAIHKVGARLFVEALAPDGLVEAISLLQHPFMIGVQWHPELNYAQDDLSKFLFTEFIHYASKPQTE, from the coding sequence ATGAAAAATTCTAGACCTATTATTGCTATTGTTTCTTGTCATAAGATGGTTGATGGGCAGCCAGCACAAGCGGTGTATCAAAAATATATCGATGCCGTGAATTTTTATGGTGGCAATCCCATACTACTGCCAAATACTGCTGCCGATAGCGAAAACTTTGAGGCGCTACTGAATATCGCAGATGGGATTTTGTTAACGGGAAGTTATAGTAACGTGGCACCAACGCGCTATGGCGCGACGCATATTGAAGCGAAACAAGACTTGGGTCGTGATGAGCTGAGCTTTAAATTGTTGGATTATGCAGACAAGACTGGCACTCCATTACTAGCGGTTTGCCGAGGTTTGCAAGAGATGAATGTGCATTTTGGTGGCACACTACATCCTGATTGGCGGGAAGTAGAGGGGTTTTATGAGCCACATTTAGAGGACAATACTCAGCCACTTGAAGTGCAGTATCAGCCAGTTCATGACGTGATTATTCAAGCAAATGGCAGGCTTGCCGCCTTTGGAGAAAAATGGCACGTTAACTCGCTACATAAACAAGCAATCCATAAAGTAGGCGCGCGTTTATTCGTTGAGGCTCTAGCGCCTGATGGTTTGGTCGAAGCCATCAGCTTGTTGCAACATCCATTTATGATTGGTGTACAATGGCATCCTGAGTTAAATTATGCACAAGACGACTTGTCCAAATTTCTATTCACGGAATTCATTCACTATGCCAGCAAACCCCAAACTGAATAG
- a CDS encoding glutamine synthetase family protein: MTTTNGMVESANNTEYVYVAAGDINGLLRGKRIPFNQMEKAEDGAIRLPLSILGVDIWGADVIESSQCNGDIDAIARPTGRAAYPLLNTSAPSSLLPVWLYTENNEPYYGDARHVLDYISKKFKALGLTPVMATELEFYLVDYTEGETPRPPIRPKSGLRLNKTSILSINDLLQFDEFLDEVYAQCKKLDIPADAALAENGCGQFEINLLHVDDPLKAADDAILFKQVVKAVAARRKLTATFMAKPFGLQSGNGFHVHCSLLDKDGNNVFDDGSDEGSDILRHAVAGLLKTMSDCTLLFAPHVNSYRRFTPGTLAPNNVSWGYENRTAAVRIPGGDSKARRIEHRVSGADANPYLVCSAVLAGMLYGIENKLEAPEPINSITYDEAELKTLPLDWLSAIRKFESSDVIDSLFPSEMIELLIAVKKQEAKRFAQQVTNLEYLTYLQDV, encoded by the coding sequence ATGACGACAACCAATGGAATGGTCGAATCTGCAAACAACACAGAATACGTTTATGTTGCGGCAGGTGATATTAATGGCTTACTTCGTGGTAAGCGCATCCCTTTCAATCAAATGGAAAAAGCAGAAGACGGTGCGATACGATTGCCTTTATCTATCTTAGGCGTTGATATTTGGGGTGCTGATGTCATCGAGTCTTCTCAATGTAATGGCGATATAGATGCCATTGCCCGTCCTACTGGTCGTGCCGCCTATCCACTTCTCAACACCAGTGCGCCTTCATCGCTATTGCCCGTTTGGCTTTATACAGAAAATAACGAACCTTATTACGGTGATGCCAGACACGTTTTGGATTACATTAGCAAAAAATTCAAAGCGCTTGGTTTGACTCCAGTGATGGCCACTGAGCTGGAATTTTATTTGGTTGACTATACTGAAGGCGAAACCCCAAGACCACCTATCCGCCCCAAAAGCGGGCTAAGACTGAATAAAACCTCAATTTTGAGTATCAATGATCTATTACAATTCGATGAATTTTTAGACGAAGTTTATGCACAGTGCAAAAAGCTCGATATCCCAGCAGATGCTGCTTTGGCGGAGAATGGCTGTGGTCAGTTTGAGATTAATTTATTACACGTAGACGATCCACTAAAAGCCGCTGACGATGCCATTTTGTTCAAACAGGTCGTCAAGGCCGTCGCTGCTCGCCGTAAACTCACCGCGACATTCATGGCAAAACCTTTTGGTCTACAGTCGGGGAATGGTTTTCATGTTCATTGCAGCTTATTAGATAAAGACGGCAATAATGTCTTTGATGATGGGTCAGATGAAGGCTCAGATATCTTGCGCCATGCAGTCGCTGGATTGTTAAAGACCATGTCAGATTGCACGTTGTTATTTGCCCCACATGTGAATTCTTATCGCCGCTTTACACCCGGTACGCTAGCACCAAACAATGTGTCATGGGGTTATGAAAACCGCACGGCGGCAGTACGTATCCCTGGTGGTGACTCAAAAGCACGGCGTATCGAGCACCGTGTCTCTGGGGCAGATGCCAATCCTTATCTGGTCTGTAGTGCGGTACTGGCAGGTATGCTGTATGGCATCGAAAACAAGCTGGAAGCGCCAGAACCCATTAATAGCATTACTTACGACGAAGCAGAGCTTAAGACCTTGCCACTTGACTGGCTGTCCGCCATCCGCAAATTTGAAAGCAGTGATGTGATTGATTCGCTGTTCCCAAGCGAGATGATTGAGCTATTGATCGCGGTCAAAAAGCAAGAAGCCAAACGCTTTGCTCAGCAAGTGACCAACCTTGAATACCTCACCTATTTACAGGATGTTTGA
- a CDS encoding NAD(P)/FAD-dependent oxidoreductase produces MSNNSKSNLNGNAATNQNLSSNNTRNIPHYSDKGQYPDSYYAASRNPKPDRPTLKNDIQVEICVVGGGYSGLSTALHLIETDHEVVVLEGAQIGWGASGRNGGQIVNGLNASLQKIKKSYGQENADFVGQLVTRGGKIIRRFVRDYDISCDLKEKNIFAALNNGQLKDLQETHALWESHGMHDREMLDKNGIQEHIKSDAYVGGVIDHSGGHFHPLNLALGEAAAIEQGGGTIYENTLVVDIEYADDAIKVITEFGTVTCKQAVLCGNAYLNKVIPKLTDRVMPVSTQIIATEPLGDLADQLLPTDVCVEDVRYILDYYRLSADKRMLFGGGTVYGGQDPADITAKIRPNMTKIFPELRDVKIDYAWSGNFALSFSRVPQMGKLHERVYFAHGYSGHGVTGSHLFGQILADAINGKTKEFDAFAQIPWIPFPGGRALRVPYSVMGSWWYALKDTTGM; encoded by the coding sequence ATGTCAAATAACTCAAAGAGCAATTTAAACGGCAATGCAGCAACGAACCAAAACCTATCCTCGAATAACACGCGCAATATCCCACATTATTCAGACAAAGGGCAATATCCTGATAGCTATTATGCAGCCAGTCGTAATCCTAAGCCGGATAGACCAACCCTAAAAAATGACATCCAAGTGGAAATCTGTGTGGTTGGCGGCGGCTATAGCGGTTTATCCACTGCCCTGCATCTCATTGAAACGGATCATGAAGTCGTGGTTTTAGAAGGCGCGCAAATTGGTTGGGGCGCATCAGGTCGTAATGGCGGTCAAATTGTCAATGGTCTAAATGCCAGCCTACAAAAAATCAAAAAGTCTTATGGTCAAGAAAATGCAGATTTCGTCGGTCAGCTCGTGACCCGTGGTGGCAAAATCATTCGTCGTTTTGTTAGAGACTACGATATCAGCTGTGATCTCAAAGAAAAAAACATTTTTGCGGCATTAAATAATGGTCAGCTAAAAGATTTACAAGAAACGCATGCACTGTGGGAAAGCCATGGTATGCATGACCGAGAAATGCTAGACAAAAATGGCATTCAAGAGCATATAAAATCAGATGCTTATGTAGGCGGGGTCATCGATCATTCCGGTGGACACTTCCATCCATTGAATCTTGCCCTAGGTGAGGCAGCGGCCATTGAGCAAGGCGGCGGCACCATTTACGAAAACACCTTAGTGGTTGATATTGAATATGCTGACGATGCTATCAAAGTCATCACAGAGTTTGGCACCGTGACTTGTAAGCAAGCGGTGCTATGCGGCAATGCCTATCTCAATAAAGTTATCCCTAAACTGACTGACCGTGTTATGCCTGTATCGACGCAAATTATCGCCACCGAGCCGCTGGGTGATTTAGCAGACCAGTTACTGCCAACCGATGTTTGTGTCGAAGATGTCCGCTACATTTTGGATTACTATCGCCTCTCAGCAGACAAGCGCATGTTATTTGGCGGTGGTACAGTCTACGGTGGTCAAGACCCCGCCGACATCACAGCTAAAATTAGACCAAACATGACTAAGATTTTTCCAGAGCTACGTGACGTCAAAATTGACTATGCGTGGAGTGGGAACTTTGCGTTGTCTTTTTCCCGCGTACCACAAATGGGCAAACTACATGAGCGAGTATATTTCGCCCATGGTTATAGTGGTCATGGCGTGACAGGCTCGCATCTATTTGGACAAATATTAGCCGATGCCATCAATGGTAAAACCAAAGAGTTCGATGCTTTTGCACAAATTCCTTGGATTCCGTTCCCAGGTGGTCGAGCGCTGCGAGTCCCTTATTCTGTCATGGGCTCATGGTGGTATGCGCTAAAAGATACCACTGGCATGTAA
- a CDS encoding Na+/H+ antiporter NhaC family protein, with the protein MNMKLNDAVEGQYHNKRVFLTVIVAVVIYLAFAWLSTSRAPDQSWGALSLLPTLLVLVTAIVSRRPFESMIAGCVAGLVMLNPFDLVSPFADNMSMVLGNETIIWIVLVCGLMGGLIQLLEISGCLDGFSEWLQKIIKSRRQSLLATFALGVVVFIDDYLNCLAVSTSVKKLTDVYNVSREKLAYIVDSTAAPMCIIVPISTWAVYFAGLLEENGVAGDGEGIGLYISAIPYMAYAWFALLIVFLVAYGILGDWGPMKKAEARAKAGNPVPEAFVEEQLISNVQAKRKLSFKANIANFAFPMILLIVSTVYFEIDLLRGALLTCFVTVVVYWMQGILSFETQVEAIFKGFKVMLYPLSTVIGGFFLKAINDELGMTSYVIEAITPYMTIIIFPAVIFAVMAFLTFATSSSWGLYVLAMPIVFPISIALGVSTPLMIGALLSASSFGSHACFFSDSSLLAAQGAGCSPMQHAFTQFPYAMLGAVLSVVTFLGLGYMMA; encoded by the coding sequence ATGAACATGAAGCTCAATGATGCGGTCGAAGGACAGTATCATAATAAGCGAGTATTTCTCACCGTCATAGTAGCCGTCGTTATCTATCTGGCTTTTGCTTGGCTATCTACCAGCCGTGCCCCAGACCAATCTTGGGGCGCCTTATCTTTACTACCAACATTACTAGTATTAGTCACTGCCATTGTCTCTAGGCGACCATTCGAATCCATGATCGCAGGCTGTGTCGCTGGCCTTGTGATGCTCAATCCTTTTGATTTGGTCTCCCCTTTTGCAGACAACATGTCTATGGTGCTGGGTAATGAAACCATTATTTGGATTGTTCTCGTCTGCGGTCTGATGGGCGGTCTCATTCAACTGCTTGAGATCAGTGGGTGTCTAGATGGCTTTAGTGAATGGCTACAAAAAATCATTAAGTCACGCCGTCAGTCATTATTAGCCACCTTTGCTTTGGGCGTGGTGGTTTTCATTGATGATTATTTAAACTGTCTAGCCGTATCAACCTCCGTCAAAAAACTCACTGACGTCTATAACGTCTCTCGTGAAAAGCTTGCTTATATCGTCGATTCAACTGCCGCACCGATGTGTATTATCGTGCCTATTTCTACTTGGGCGGTCTACTTTGCCGGTCTTTTAGAAGAAAACGGCGTGGCTGGCGATGGTGAAGGTATTGGGCTTTATATCAGCGCGATTCCTTATATGGCATATGCTTGGTTTGCACTTTTGATTGTATTCTTGGTCGCATATGGCATTTTGGGTGACTGGGGACCGATGAAAAAAGCCGAGGCACGCGCCAAAGCGGGTAATCCTGTTCCTGAAGCCTTTGTAGAAGAGCAACTGATCTCAAACGTCCAAGCCAAACGCAAGCTATCGTTCAAAGCCAATATCGCAAACTTCGCTTTCCCAATGATTTTGTTAATTGTCTCGACGGTCTACTTCGAAATCGATCTATTACGCGGTGCATTATTGACCTGTTTTGTGACCGTCGTTGTCTATTGGATGCAAGGCATTTTAAGTTTTGAGACGCAAGTTGAAGCCATCTTTAAAGGCTTTAAAGTCATGCTTTATCCGCTCTCAACCGTCATCGGCGGTTTTTTCTTAAAAGCCATCAATGATGAGCTTGGTATGACCTCATATGTGATTGAGGCTATCACGCCTTATATGACGATTATTATTTTCCCTGCCGTCATATTTGCCGTCATGGCTTTTTTAACTTTTGCCACATCATCAAGCTGGGGGCTGTATGTCCTTGCTATGCCGATTGTCTTTCCAATCTCTATTGCACTAGGCGTTAGCACTCCCCTTATGATTGGCGCATTGTTATCAGCATCATCATTTGGTAGCCATGCTTGCTTCTTTAGTGATTCATCGCTACTTGCCGCGCAAGGTGCTGGCTGCTCCCCTATGCAGCATGCTTTTACCCAGTTCCCCTATGCCATGCTCGGCGCGGTTTTATCCGTCGTCACCTTCTTAGGATTGGGTTATATGATGGCTTAA
- the aguB gene encoding N-carbamoylputrescine amidase, giving the protein MRNVTVATTQMACGWDIQQNIATATDLVTKAAKAGANIILLQELFETPYFCQVHDFDYFTLATAVADNAAINHFKQLAKELQVVLPISFYEKSGNTFFNSVTVIDADGEILGTYRKTHIPDGIPYAEKFYFTPGDTGFKVWQTKYAKIGVGICWDQWFPECARSMALMGAEILFYPTAIGDEPTLDIDSKGHWQRCMQGHAAANLMPVVAANRIGTETISQNGNDSTMQFYGGSFITDGRGEIIQEASKDKEQILSTTFDLDQLAIERQQWGVFRDRRPSMYGTLLTHG; this is encoded by the coding sequence ATGCGCAATGTTACCGTTGCTACGACTCAAATGGCATGTGGTTGGGATATACAACAAAATATTGCCACTGCGACTGACTTGGTCACCAAAGCCGCCAAAGCGGGTGCCAATATCATTTTGCTACAAGAGTTGTTTGAGACGCCTTACTTCTGCCAAGTTCATGACTTTGATTACTTTACCCTTGCGACCGCAGTTGCAGATAATGCGGCCATCAATCACTTCAAACAGTTGGCTAAAGAGCTGCAAGTGGTATTACCGATTAGCTTTTATGAAAAATCAGGCAATACCTTTTTTAATAGCGTGACCGTGATTGATGCCGATGGCGAGATACTTGGCACTTATCGTAAAACGCACATACCAGATGGCATTCCTTATGCCGAAAAATTCTACTTTACCCCCGGCGATACTGGATTCAAGGTTTGGCAAACCAAGTATGCCAAAATCGGTGTCGGTATTTGCTGGGATCAATGGTTCCCTGAGTGTGCTCGTAGCATGGCATTAATGGGTGCAGAAATACTGTTTTATCCCACTGCGATTGGTGATGAGCCAACATTGGACATCGACTCAAAAGGTCATTGGCAACGCTGTATGCAAGGTCATGCTGCCGCTAATCTCATGCCAGTCGTAGCAGCCAATCGTATTGGCACTGAAACCATCAGCCAAAATGGCAACGACAGCACCATGCAATTCTATGGTGGCTCGTTTATCACGGATGGCCGCGGTGAGATCATCCAAGAAGCATCTAAAGATAAAGAACAGATACTTAGTACGACTTTTGACTTAGATCAACTGGCTATCGAACGTCAGCAATGGGGCGTTTTCCGTGATCGTCGTCCATCGATGTATGGCACGTTGCTGACTCATGGATAA
- the aguA gene encoding agmatine deiminase: MSLLPNQSITGSTPQQDGFYMPAEFEPIQKIWMVWPYRADNWRQQAIPAQKAYADVALAINRFCEVGVLVNPDNYQSCRDSLPANIEVISMPSNDAWARDTVPTFLINDKGELRACDWTFNAWGGDYDGLYSPWDDDDKLAERLCDHLDIKRYRTDDFVIEGGAFHVDGEGTVLTTRMCLLSPGRNPHLTEDQIEDTLKAYLNVQKVLWIDDGIDPDETTGHIDDIACFARPGEVVCLFTDDPKHPFYEATQKAYEQLSNMTDAKGRRLKVHKLCCTKQPVTLPENYDIEQSDDAKTRHTGDVCIASYANFLICNEAIIVPQYDDENDSLAIEQLEKVFPQHQVVGVRTKEIVFGGGNIHCITQQQPKSSIKSIN; this comes from the coding sequence ATGTCATTATTACCGAACCAATCAATCACTGGCTCAACACCACAGCAAGACGGCTTTTACATGCCAGCAGAATTTGAGCCTATACAAAAAATATGGATGGTATGGCCATACCGTGCTGATAACTGGCGACAGCAAGCCATTCCTGCTCAGAAAGCTTATGCTGATGTCGCATTAGCAATCAACAGATTTTGTGAGGTTGGCGTACTGGTCAATCCTGATAATTATCAATCATGCCGCGATAGTCTACCTGCTAATATCGAAGTCATATCCATGCCCAGCAACGATGCGTGGGCGCGTGATACTGTGCCGACATTTTTAATCAATGATAAAGGTGAGCTACGCGCTTGTGATTGGACATTCAATGCATGGGGCGGCGACTATGACGGGCTATACTCGCCGTGGGATGACGATGATAAGCTGGCTGAACGCTTGTGTGACCATCTAGATATCAAACGCTATCGAACGGATGACTTTGTGATTGAAGGCGGTGCATTTCATGTCGATGGTGAAGGCACGGTTCTGACCACACGTATGTGTTTGCTCAGTCCTGGACGTAACCCGCACCTAACCGAAGATCAAATTGAAGACACGTTAAAAGCCTATCTCAATGTACAAAAAGTACTGTGGATTGATGACGGTATCGATCCTGACGAAACCACTGGTCATATTGATGATATTGCCTGCTTTGCGCGCCCTGGTGAAGTGGTTTGCTTGTTTACTGACGACCCTAAGCATCCATTTTATGAAGCAACGCAAAAAGCCTATGAGCAGCTCTCAAATATGACCGATGCCAAAGGTCGCCGCCTAAAAGTCCATAAGCTTTGCTGTACCAAGCAACCTGTTACTTTACCTGAGAACTATGATATTGAACAATCTGACGATGCCAAGACGCGTCATACTGGCGATGTTTGTATCGCCTCGTATGCCAATTTTTTAATTTGTAATGAGGCTATCATCGTACCGCAATATGATGATGAAAATGATTCATTAGCCATCGAGCAGCTTGAAAAAGTATTTCCTCAGCATCAGGTAGTGGGAGTACGCACAAAGGAGATTGTCTTTGGCGGTGGTAATATTCACTGTATTACTCAGCAGCAGCCAAAATCATCAATTAAAAGCATTAACTAA